One Actinosynnema pretiosum DNA segment encodes these proteins:
- a CDS encoding metallophosphoesterase → MFLLFMALALGLLNYYLWRRLVRATTTSRRARTAGAVVLGALFVMMMTAMALVRVDPIGYAWIAWPGYLWLALAFYLAVVLVVLEIPRLILNRWWRRDTPEPVTASLPASPAEDGVAVAVAEREFDRAATGTTGKPPVDNGRRLFIARSMAVATGLAATGIVGYGAKTALGGPQVRTVPVTLAKLDPALSGYRIAVVSDIHLGPLLGRSHTERIVRTINGLQPDLVAVVGDLVDGTVAQLGEAAAPLKDLVSKDGAFFVTGNHEYYSGHLEWISELGRLGLDVLRNERLTIARNGAAFDLAGVNDHTGGQLDDAPDYDKALGGRDERNPVVLLAHQPVQVREAAARGVDLQLSGHTHGGQMFPFSLAVPIQQPVTSGLATVDGTQVYVSNGAGFWGPPVRVGAPPEVTLVELRHNSALG, encoded by the coding sequence ATGTTCCTGCTGTTCATGGCGCTCGCGCTCGGCCTGCTGAACTACTACCTGTGGCGCAGGCTCGTGCGGGCGACCACCACGTCGAGGCGGGCCCGCACCGCCGGTGCCGTCGTGCTCGGCGCGCTGTTCGTGATGATGATGACCGCGATGGCGCTGGTCCGGGTTGACCCGATCGGGTACGCCTGGATCGCCTGGCCGGGGTACCTCTGGCTCGCGCTCGCCTTCTACCTGGCCGTGGTCCTGGTCGTGCTGGAGATCCCCCGGCTGATCCTGAACCGCTGGTGGCGGCGCGACACCCCGGAGCCGGTGACCGCGTCCCTGCCCGCGAGCCCGGCCGAGGACGGCGTCGCCGTGGCCGTGGCGGAGCGCGAGTTCGACCGGGCCGCGACCGGGACCACCGGCAAGCCCCCGGTGGACAACGGCCGCAGGCTGTTCATCGCCCGCTCGATGGCCGTCGCCACGGGCCTGGCCGCGACCGGCATCGTCGGCTACGGGGCGAAGACCGCGCTCGGCGGTCCGCAGGTCAGGACCGTCCCGGTGACGCTGGCCAAGCTCGATCCGGCGCTGTCCGGCTACCGCATCGCCGTGGTCAGCGACATCCACCTCGGCCCGCTGCTGGGGCGCTCGCACACCGAGCGGATCGTGCGCACGATCAACGGCCTGCAGCCCGACCTGGTGGCCGTGGTCGGCGACCTGGTCGACGGCACCGTCGCGCAGCTCGGCGAGGCGGCGGCCCCGCTGAAGGACCTGGTCAGCAAGGACGGCGCGTTCTTCGTCACCGGCAACCACGAGTACTACTCGGGCCACCTGGAGTGGATCTCCGAGCTGGGCAGGCTCGGCCTGGACGTGCTGCGCAACGAGCGGCTGACCATCGCCCGCAACGGGGCGGCGTTCGACCTGGCAGGCGTCAACGACCACACCGGCGGGCAGCTGGACGACGCGCCCGACTACGACAAGGCGCTCGGCGGGCGCGACGAGCGCAACCCGGTCGTGCTGCTGGCGCACCAGCCGGTGCAGGTGCGCGAGGCCGCGGCCAGGGGCGTCGACCTCCAGCTGTCCGGCCACACGCACGGCGGGCAGATGTTCCCGTTCAGCCTCGCGGTGCCGATCCAGCAGCCCGTGACCTCGGGGTTGGCCACCGTCGACGGCACCCAGGTGTACGTCAGCAACGGGGCCGGGTTCTGGGGTCCGCCGGTCCGCGTGGGCGCACCCCCGGAGGTCACGCTTGTGGAGCTGCGTCACAATTCGGCCCTCGGGTAG
- a CDS encoding type III PLP-dependent enzyme has translation MTESYADQRLHGAEDRIRRFLEREQPGTPCLVIDLPTVVERFRALRAALPGVGIFYAVKANPTPEVVEVLAAEGCSFDVASPNEIDLCLAKGAPPEAVSYSNPIKKAADIAYAHRLGVRLFVSDSEQDVRTIAEHAPGARVMLRILVESRGSTYPFGKKFGCAPDMAVDLLRLAGELGLEPYGVAFHAGSQQLDPTGWDAAIADAAEVTAKLRAEGVALSVVNLGGGLPAGYLEQPPPLAEYAAAMTGAVRRAFGEHAPSVMIEPGRALVAESGVIRSSVVLVARKSYSDERRWVFLDIGRYGGLAETEGEAIAYPLRTTRDGGEVGPVVLAGPTCDADDVLYQHTRYDLPLDLRAGDHVDLLRAGAYTASYSSVAFNGFPPLATYCVR, from the coding sequence ATGACGGAGAGCTACGCCGACCAGCGGCTTCACGGTGCTGAGGATCGGATCCGTCGTTTCCTGGAGCGGGAACAACCCGGAACGCCCTGCCTGGTGATCGACCTGCCCACCGTGGTGGAGCGGTTCCGCGCCCTGCGCGCGGCCCTCCCCGGAGTGGGGATCTTCTACGCGGTCAAGGCCAACCCGACCCCCGAGGTCGTCGAGGTCCTGGCCGCCGAGGGCTGCTCCTTCGACGTGGCCAGCCCCAACGAGATCGACCTGTGCCTGGCCAAGGGCGCGCCGCCCGAGGCCGTGTCGTACAGCAACCCGATCAAGAAGGCCGCCGACATCGCCTACGCGCACCGGCTGGGCGTGCGGCTGTTCGTCTCCGACAGCGAGCAGGACGTCAGGACGATCGCCGAGCACGCCCCCGGTGCGCGGGTGATGCTGCGCATCCTGGTGGAGAGCAGGGGCTCGACCTACCCGTTCGGCAAGAAGTTCGGCTGCGCGCCGGACATGGCCGTCGACCTGCTGCGCCTGGCGGGCGAGCTGGGCCTGGAGCCGTACGGGGTCGCGTTCCACGCCGGCTCCCAGCAGCTCGACCCGACCGGGTGGGACGCGGCGATCGCCGACGCCGCCGAGGTCACCGCGAAGCTGCGCGCCGAGGGCGTCGCGCTGTCGGTGGTGAACCTGGGCGGCGGGCTGCCCGCCGGTTACCTGGAGCAGCCGCCGCCGCTGGCCGAGTACGCCGCCGCGATGACCGGCGCGGTGCGCCGGGCCTTCGGCGAGCACGCGCCGTCGGTGATGATCGAGCCCGGACGGGCGCTCGTCGCCGAGTCGGGTGTCATCCGGTCGTCGGTGGTGCTGGTGGCCCGCAAGTCCTACTCGGACGAGCGGCGCTGGGTGTTCCTGGACATCGGCCGCTACGGCGGCCTCGCCGAGACCGAGGGCGAGGCCATCGCCTACCCGCTGCGCACCACCCGCGACGGCGGCGAGGTCGGTCCGGTGGTGCTGGCCGGTCCCACCTGCGACGCTGACGACGTGCTGTACCAGCACACGCGCTACGACCTGCCGCTGGACCTGCGCGCGGGCGACCACGTCGACCTGCTGCGCGCGGGCGCCTACACGGCCAGCTACTCCTCCGTGGCCTTCAACGGCTTCCCGCCGCTGGCCACCTACTGCGTGCGGTGA
- the speD gene encoding adenosylmethionine decarboxylase, with amino-acid sequence MSELPCETDPVGLFAGQHVLAELEGVSPELLDDERFLRHALGEALTQADATVLEVVSKQFDPQGVTVLALLSESHASIHTYPEVGKVFVDVFTCGTRAKPELAVRLLSEALGAEHARMDTVRRGANRVPALVGEEKS; translated from the coding sequence ATGTCCGAACTCCCGTGCGAGACCGACCCCGTCGGCTTGTTCGCAGGACAGCACGTGCTGGCTGAGCTCGAAGGCGTGAGCCCGGAGCTGCTCGACGACGAGCGGTTCCTCAGGCACGCCCTCGGTGAGGCGCTCACCCAGGCCGACGCCACGGTGCTGGAGGTGGTCTCCAAGCAGTTCGACCCGCAGGGGGTCACGGTCCTGGCCCTGCTGTCGGAGTCGCACGCGTCGATCCACACCTACCCGGAGGTCGGGAAGGTGTTCGTCGACGTGTTCACGTGCGGCACCCGTGCGAAGCCGGAGCTGGCGGTGCGCCTGCTCTCGGAGGCGCTCGGCGCGGAGCACGCACGGATGGACACGGTCAGGCGAGGCGCCAATCGCGTGCCCGCTCTCGTAGGCGAGGAGAAGTCTTGA
- a CDS encoding spermidine synthase translates to MITEPLATGMTRHWEVAETVVDTRTDFQHLVIARTSQGLSLFCDDDRQSTEFSQLTYHEALMVPALLLADKVERVLVIGSSEGVVCQMAVAAGASVVDHIDIDEQAVKLCAEHLPYGYTPEELALAEKGEGPIRVRYTDGWEYIRTTSERYDIVLVDLPDEREEEAQHNRLYGAEFLGMCKALLAPGGVVVSQAGCQTMWRNTTLTRMWQRFNEVFGTVAYYGSDEHEWAYLFGRADEVADPTALMVERLPKSGYRPESIDELALRGNSVPPYSVRHAAKV, encoded by the coding sequence TTGATCACCGAACCGCTCGCGACGGGCATGACCCGGCACTGGGAGGTGGCGGAGACGGTCGTCGACACGAGGACCGACTTCCAGCACCTGGTGATCGCGCGCACCTCGCAGGGGTTGTCGCTGTTCTGCGACGACGACCGGCAGAGCACCGAGTTCAGCCAGCTCACCTACCACGAGGCGCTGATGGTCCCGGCGCTGCTGCTCGCGGACAAGGTCGAGCGGGTGCTGGTCATCGGCTCCAGCGAGGGCGTCGTGTGCCAGATGGCGGTGGCCGCCGGCGCGTCGGTGGTCGACCACATCGACATCGACGAGCAGGCCGTGAAGCTGTGCGCGGAGCACCTGCCGTACGGCTACACCCCGGAGGAGCTCGCGCTCGCCGAGAAGGGCGAGGGCCCGATCCGCGTCCGCTACACGGACGGGTGGGAGTACATCCGCACGACCTCGGAGCGCTACGACATCGTCCTGGTGGACCTGCCGGACGAGCGCGAGGAGGAGGCCCAGCACAACCGCCTGTACGGGGCGGAGTTCCTGGGCATGTGCAAGGCGCTGCTCGCGCCGGGCGGCGTCGTGGTGTCCCAGGCGGGCTGCCAGACGATGTGGCGCAACACCACGCTGACGCGCATGTGGCAGCGGTTCAACGAGGTGTTCGGCACGGTGGCCTACTACGGCTCCGACGAGCACGAGTGGGCCTACCTGTTCGGCCGGGCCGACGAGGTCGCCGACCCCACCGCGCTGATGGTGGAGCGGCTGCCGAAGTCGGGCTACCGGCCGGAGTCGATCGACGAGCTCGCGCTGCGCGGCAACTCGGTCCCGCCGTACTCGGTGCGGCACGCGGCGAAGGTCTGA
- a CDS encoding S9 family peptidase, whose translation MGNENTFPRQYARTQRYTLGAPRNFTASPDGERAYFLRTASPRVRANGLWALDTATGAEELVVDPTALLTEPEELSPEERARRERSREQAAGIVGYATDADVRQAVFALSGRLFVVELATAAVRELPVPAPAVDPRLDPTGRRVGYAAAGALRVVDLETGADRAVAEPDADDVTWGVAEFIAAEEMNRFRGFWFSPDGEHVLAARVDNSPVTRWHIADPANPATPAAEIAYPAAGTPNAVVTAALFDLATGARADVPWDADAFPYLATAHWSAQGAPLLSVQSRDQRAVRVLTADPATGATTVLKENTDPTWLELPPGVPCWSADGELVEILPHTGANRLVVGGRAWSPDGLQVRAVLDVSAEDVLVTAFEDADPTQIHVYALTASSATRLTEEAGVHAATRAGGTLVLSSSTLDRFGARATVTRDGRAHEVASHAETPVLTPEPKLLTVGERGLRAALLYPGGHVPGTKLPVLLDPYGGPHAQRVLTARNAYLTSQWLADQGFAVLVVDGRGTPGRGPAWEREIAFDLAGVTLQDQVDGLRGAAAVEPDLDLTRVAIRGWSYGGYLAALAVLRRPDVFHAAIAGAPVTDWRLYDTHYTERYLGDPAERPEVYDANSLIDDAGELERPLMIVHGLADDNVVAAHTLRLSSALLAEGRPHTVLPLSGVTHMTPQEQVAENLLLLQVDFLKKSLA comes from the coding sequence GTGGGCAACGAGAACACCTTCCCCCGCCAGTACGCGCGGACCCAGCGCTACACGCTGGGCGCACCGCGCAACTTCACCGCCTCCCCGGACGGCGAGCGCGCCTACTTCCTGCGCACCGCGAGCCCGCGCGTGCGGGCCAACGGCCTGTGGGCGCTGGACACCGCGACCGGGGCCGAGGAGCTGGTGGTCGACCCCACCGCGCTGCTCACCGAGCCCGAGGAGCTGTCCCCCGAGGAGCGGGCCCGCCGCGAGCGCAGCCGCGAGCAGGCCGCGGGCATCGTCGGCTACGCGACCGACGCCGACGTGCGCCAGGCCGTGTTCGCCCTGTCCGGCCGCCTGTTCGTGGTCGAGCTGGCCACCGCCGCCGTGCGCGAGCTGCCCGTCCCGGCCCCCGCCGTCGACCCGCGCCTCGACCCGACCGGCCGCCGCGTCGGGTACGCCGCCGCGGGCGCGCTGCGCGTGGTCGACCTGGAGACCGGAGCGGACCGCGCGGTCGCCGAGCCGGACGCCGACGACGTCACCTGGGGCGTGGCCGAGTTCATCGCCGCCGAGGAGATGAACCGCTTCCGGGGCTTCTGGTTCTCCCCGGACGGCGAGCACGTCCTCGCCGCGCGCGTGGACAACTCGCCGGTCACCCGCTGGCACATCGCCGACCCGGCCAACCCGGCGACCCCGGCCGCCGAGATCGCCTACCCCGCGGCGGGCACCCCGAACGCCGTCGTCACCGCCGCCCTGTTCGACCTCGCCACGGGCGCGCGCGCCGACGTCCCGTGGGACGCCGACGCGTTCCCGTACCTGGCCACCGCGCACTGGTCCGCGCAGGGCGCCCCGCTGCTGTCCGTCCAGTCCCGCGACCAGCGCGCCGTGCGGGTGCTGACCGCCGACCCGGCGACCGGCGCGACCACCGTCCTCAAGGAGAACACCGACCCGACCTGGCTGGAGCTGCCGCCCGGCGTCCCGTGCTGGTCGGCCGACGGCGAGCTGGTCGAGATCCTGCCGCACACCGGGGCCAACCGGCTCGTGGTCGGCGGCCGGGCCTGGTCCCCGGACGGGCTCCAGGTGCGCGCGGTGCTCGACGTCTCGGCCGAGGACGTGCTGGTCACCGCGTTCGAGGACGCCGACCCGACGCAGATCCACGTCTACGCGCTGACCGCGTCCTCGGCGACCCGCCTGACCGAGGAGGCCGGGGTGCACGCGGCGACCCGCGCGGGCGGGACCCTGGTGCTCTCCTCGTCCACCCTGGACCGCTTCGGCGCCCGCGCCACCGTCACCCGCGACGGCCGCGCCCACGAGGTCGCCTCGCACGCCGAGACGCCCGTGCTCACCCCCGAGCCGAAGCTGCTCACCGTCGGCGAGCGCGGCCTGCGCGCCGCCCTGCTCTACCCGGGCGGCCACGTCCCCGGCACGAAGCTGCCGGTGCTGCTGGACCCGTACGGCGGCCCGCACGCCCAGCGCGTCCTCACCGCCCGCAACGCCTACCTCACCTCGCAGTGGCTGGCCGACCAGGGCTTCGCCGTGCTCGTCGTGGACGGTCGGGGCACCCCCGGCCGCGGCCCGGCCTGGGAGCGCGAGATCGCGTTCGACCTCGCGGGCGTCACCCTCCAGGACCAGGTGGACGGACTGCGGGGCGCGGCGGCGGTCGAGCCCGACCTGGACCTCACCCGCGTGGCGATCCGGGGCTGGTCGTACGGCGGCTACCTGGCCGCGCTGGCCGTGCTGCGCCGCCCGGACGTGTTCCACGCGGCCATCGCGGGCGCCCCGGTGACGGACTGGCGGCTCTACGACACCCACTACACCGAGCGCTACCTGGGCGACCCGGCCGAGCGGCCCGAGGTGTACGACGCCAACTCGCTGATCGACGACGCGGGGGAGCTGGAGCGCCCGCTGATGATCGTGCACGGCCTCGCCGACGACAACGTCGTGGCCGCGCACACCCTGCGGCTGTCCTCCGCGCTGCTGGCCGAGGGCCGCCCGCACACCGTGCTGCCGCTCTCCGGCGTCACGCACATGACCCCGCAGGAGCAGGTCGCCGAGAACCTGCTGCTGCTCCAGGTCGACTTCCTCAAGAAGTCCCTCGCCTGA
- a CDS encoding malonic semialdehyde reductase, with translation MTATTTPLALSAEAQDLLFREARTASAFTSEPVADEQLRAVHDLVKWAPTSMNTQPLRMVYVRGEDARARLLPHMSEGNRAKVASAPVVAILAADVDFHEHMGKVFPHFAGARDAMEANPGRAEMAKLNAALQVGYFIVGVRAAGLAAGPMTGFDAEAVRAEFFAGTAQVPLVVVNIGHPDPEVSFPRNPRLDFEEISTVL, from the coding sequence ATGACCGCGACCACCACCCCGCTCGCCCTCTCCGCCGAGGCGCAGGACCTGCTGTTCCGCGAGGCCCGCACCGCCTCCGCGTTCACCTCTGAGCCGGTCGCCGACGAGCAGTTGCGCGCCGTGCACGACCTGGTCAAGTGGGCGCCCACCAGCATGAACACCCAGCCGCTGCGCATGGTCTACGTGCGCGGCGAGGACGCCCGCGCCCGCCTGCTCCCGCACATGTCCGAGGGCAACCGCGCCAAGGTCGCCTCCGCCCCCGTCGTCGCGATCCTCGCCGCCGACGTGGACTTCCACGAGCACATGGGCAAGGTCTTCCCGCACTTCGCGGGCGCGCGGGACGCGATGGAGGCCAACCCCGGCCGCGCCGAGATGGCGAAGCTGAACGCCGCGCTCCAGGTCGGCTACTTCATCGTGGGCGTGCGCGCCGCTGGCCTGGCCGCCGGTCCCATGACCGGGTTCGACGCCGAGGCCGTGCGCGCCGAGTTCTTCGCGGGCACCGCGCAGGTCCCGCTGGTCGTGGTCAACATCGGCCACCCGGACCCCGAGGTGTCGTTCCCGCGCAACCCGCGCCTGGACTTCGAGGAGATCAGCACCGTCCTCTGA